CGATTCCCGCTTTCACTACATCAATCACTTCGATGCCTTCGGTGATATCGTAGCCCTCTATAACAGCAGAATCTATGACACCGACAAGGGGAGCGACGACATCGCTGGTGCCATCCTCGCCATCTGGAACGACCGTCTCCTGGAGAAAGAGGAGCAGATCATGCTGCAGAACCACTTCTACCCCAATATGCTCGCGCTGGCCGAAAGGGCCTGGCGCGGAGGCGGATCGGAATACTTCAACAAGAAGGGTGTCATCCTGCCGGTTGATGAGAAAGATGAATCCTTCCAATCCTTTGCCGACTTTGAACGACGCATGCTCTGGCACAGCGAGCACACCTTTGCCGGCTTACCCTTCCCCTATGTGAAACAGACCGATATACGGTGGCGTATCAGCGACCCCTTCCCAAACGAGGGCGACCTCTCAGCAGTATTCCCGCCGGAGGAAGCGCTGAGCGACAGCTACCAACACAACGGCGCGACCTACGGATCACACCCCGCGGTGGGCGCCGGCATCTACCTGCGCCACGTCTGGGGCAGCAATACCGTCCCGGCCTTCTACGATGAACCGCAGGAGAACCATACCGCCTACGCATGGACCTTTGTATGGTCGCCCACAGAGCAGACAGTAGGACTCTGGGCCACAACGCAGGACTACAGCCGCTCCGAGAGCGACCTGCCACCGCCACAGGGGGAGTGGGACTTCCGGCAAAGCCGCATCTTCCTCAACGATGAAGCCATTGCCCCACCACGCTGGGAGAACAATCACAATGAAAAAAGTAATGAGGTCACGTTGAAGAATGAGAATTTCACCGCCCGTCCTCCGCTACCGGTAACCCTGCAGAAAGGATGGAACAAGGTGCTGATCAAACTGCCCATTGCTAAATTCAGCACACCGGAGGTGCGATTGCAGAAATGGATGTTTTCCTTTGTGTTCGTCACCCCCGACGGAAGCGAACGAGTAGAGGGACTGGTCTACAGCCCCGAAAAAAAGAGATAAAAAGGTTAGAACAGTAAAGATTGAAGAGCAGATGAAAAAAAGAGTATCCCTGTTGATTTTGCTGGTCTCGGTGCTGACACAAGCGCCGGCGAACGATTACACCAAGAACAGCTTCCACCAGACCAATCTCTTCTCAATGGAGACACTGGCCGACACAACCCTGCACGAAGGACTTGCCGGCAGCTTCTTCGGCAAGCAGGGAGGCTGGTTCATCATGGCCGGCGGTTCCTTCTTCCCGGAAAGCAAACCCTGGGAGAATGGCTCCAAACAGCTCTCCGACAAGATATTAATCTTCTCCCAACAGACTGATGCTACCTTCAGCATGATCTATGAGGGGAACGACCTGCCACTGCCCCTGGCAGAGGGAGCATATGCCTCCCTACCCGGGGGGCTCCTCTGCATGGGTGGCCAGACACCGGAGGGCATCACAGCGGAGTGCCGGCTTCTCACCTTCGACGGCAGCAGGGTCACCGTCACCCCATTTCCACCGCTTCCCTTGCCGGTGAAGAATGCCACCGCTACCCTGGTCGGCAGCCGCGTCTACCTGCTTGGGGGGGAGCAGACGGACGGCACTTCATCCGATCAGTTCCTGGCACTCGACACCAATAACCCTCAAGCCGGATGGCAGCCACTCCCCCATTTTCCGCTGCCTGTTTCCGGATCGACCATCACCGCACAACAGGATGGTGAGGAGATTTCGCTCTATGTCTTTGGGGGGCGTGCAAAGGCAAACAATGAGACAACCACCTTCTATCCCACTGTTTACCATTACCGCCCTTCACTGGGTAGCTGGTCTCAAAGACGGGACATCCAGCTGAAGAATGAGGAGCCTCTTCCGCTGGCGATGGCC
This genomic window from Dysgonomonadaceae bacterium zrk40 contains:
- a CDS encoding family 20 glycosylhydrolase, with protein sequence MKITTFLLTSLLLLSCRSGEKEQSLQLLPQPQMLTLAPSGQHRLHQGAPDPSLITIRQVDAIPAAEVNPDEAYRLEITPDSILMEATTEKGIYWARQTLNQLVASSDGNSLPALEITDWPAFRVRGFMHDVGRSFISVEELKKQITLLSQFKVNLFHWHLSENQGWRLESKRYPQLNDSSSFTRLAGEYYTIADAHEIAAHCRAHNMLLIPEIDMPGHSAAFVRATGHDMQSPEGMKILKDLMEEICTEVFPDAPWIHIGTDEVQFTNPSFVPEMVSHIRGLGKKVISWNPGWKYQSGEIDATQLWSYRGKAQPGIPAIDSRFHYINHFDAFGDIVALYNSRIYDTDKGSDDIAGAILAIWNDRLLEKEEQIMLQNHFYPNMLALAERAWRGGGSEYFNKKGVILPVDEKDESFQSFADFERRMLWHSEHTFAGLPFPYVKQTDIRWRISDPFPNEGDLSAVFPPEEALSDSYQHNGATYGSHPAVGAGIYLRHVWGSNTVPAFYDEPQENHTAYAWTFVWSPTEQTVGLWATTQDYSRSESDLPPPQGEWDFRQSRIFLNDEAIAPPRWENNHNEKSNEVTLKNENFTARPPLPVTLQKGWNKVLIKLPIAKFSTPEVRLQKWMFSFVFVTPDGSERVEGLVYSPEKKR